In the Rhodothermus sp. genome, CCCGGTAATCGGGGTGCACGACAACCCGTGCCAGCCGGGCTACGGGCGAACGCGTACGGCCCAGCATCCTCCCCTGCGCTTCCCACCAGGCATCCGGTGGCACATGCTGGTCGGGATGAAAAGGATGGTCGAACCATGTCGGGGGAAAGATGCGGCGGCGGATATCACGATCCAGCGTGCCATCAGGCCGACGGCGATGCAGCAGGGGCAGAGGTGGATCGACCCGTACATACCCTACCACTTCGGGCTCGTAGGGCTGGCGATCGATCAATTCCAGGATCAGAAAGCGCGAAGCACGCGTCGCGTCCCGCAGATCATGAAAGCGCATAGGGCCATGGCTGGCCGGACAGTCGGGACGTGCGTTAGCGACGCGATAGGTGCCGCACTGCTCGCAGTACCAGAGCGCCAGTACACGTTCTCGCGAAGCGTAGTGATACTGCTCCAGCTCGACAATGGCGGCATAGTCGCGTTCGTAGCGGGCTTCTCGGGCCCGAAGCTGGTACCGATAGAGTACCCGTTCCGAAAAGAGGGAGCGACGCTCCAGCGTATAGGTTCGTTCAAACAGCGGCCAGACGGGCACGCGGGCAGTCCGCAGCGTGTAGTCATCGAAGCCAGGTTGGGCCCGGTCGGCAGTAAGGTGTACGCGTTGCCCGACACGTAACCACTGAGCCACCGTGCCCGTCATGGGCAGTCGCCAGCGCGTTCCCTCCTCGGTCTCCACCTCCACGAAGGCCAGGTAACGGTACGAGGGCCGTGCCAGCTCAATCGCTGTAATCTGCCCGCGCATCGGATCGTTCTGGTCAGATAGCGGTTGCAAAGCTCGCTTCCATAACGTTTTTTATGCACGGCGTTCCTGGCCTGACCAGAAGATTGCGTGCTGGTAACAGCTTATGACCACCGCCTTTGCCTGGAATCCATCCCACGAATCGCATTACGAAGTCGGACACGTCGAGCGGCCAGAGCGGCTGGCAGTGATCCAGCAACGGCTTTTGTCGTTGCCGATCTGGAACCGCTTACAGCATACCGAACCGTTGCCGGTCGATCTGGGCGTGGCTCGCCTGGTACATCGCCCCACCTACCTGGAGCGTTTGCAACAGGCATTGCAGCGCGCCCCCACCCGTCTCGACCCGGACACCTACGTGCAGCCCGCGAGTCTGGCTGTCGCGCTGGAAGCCGTCGGAGCCCTGCTGGCCGTCGCTCGAACCGTACTTGAGGGGCACGCCGACAATGGCTTTGCGGCCATTCGCCCCCCGGGCCATCATGCCACCCCTGAACGTGCCATGGGCTTCTGCCTGCTGTCGAACGTAGCGATTGCGGTTCGCTGGGTGCAGCAGACCTTTGGCGTCGAACGGGTCGCCATCGTGGACTTTGACGTGCACCATGGCAACGGCACACAGGAGGTCTTCTACGAAGATCCCAACGTACTTTTTCTGAGCGTCCATCAGTTTCCCCACTATCCCGGCACCGGCCGCATGGAAGAGATCGGTGCAGGACGTGGCCGGGGCACTACGGTAAACGTTCCGCTGCCTGCTTACACGGGCGACGATGGCTGTCTTGAAGCATTTCGTCGCCTGCTGGGCCCGGTGGTGCGTCGCTTTCGACCGGAGGTGCTCTTTGTATCGGCTGGCTACGATGCACACTGGCGCGATCCACTCAGCGCCATGCAGCTCACCGTGACAGGCTACGCCCAACTGGTCTACGAACTCATGGAATGGGCCGATGCCTGCTGCGACAACCGCCTGATCATGACGCTGGAAGGCGGGTACGACACGGAAGCGCTGGCAGCCAGCATAACAGCTTCCATCACCCGCCTGCTCGATCCGATGGCCGACATCGAAGATCCGATCGGTCCGGCTCCCCATGAAACCACCGACGTACGAGATC is a window encoding:
- a CDS encoding histone deacetylase, yielding MTTAFAWNPSHESHYEVGHVERPERLAVIQQRLLSLPIWNRLQHTEPLPVDLGVARLVHRPTYLERLQQALQRAPTRLDPDTYVQPASLAVALEAVGALLAVARTVLEGHADNGFAAIRPPGHHATPERAMGFCLLSNVAIAVRWVQQTFGVERVAIVDFDVHHGNGTQEVFYEDPNVLFLSVHQFPHYPGTGRMEEIGAGRGRGTTVNVPLPAYTGDDGCLEAFRRLLGPVVRRFRPEVLFVSAGYDAHWRDPLSAMQLTVTGYAQLVYELMEWADACCDNRLIMTLEGGYDTEALAASITASITRLLDPMADIEDPIGPAPHETTDVRDLIYELRLLHKVA